The genomic stretch GATTCTTTCATCCGATAAGCAGCGCGAAGGGCTTTTCCCTCGTCTTCCAGGAGGATGATCAGAAACGGCCCGGTATCCCCCTGTGGATCATTGAGCCGCCGGAATGTGAGGCCGGGAGTTCCCGAAAGCATTTCCTTCATCCGCTTCTTCGAGGCACGCATGTGCTCAATGATTCGGGGAAGCTTGGTTATCTGCACCGAGGCGATGGCGCCGAGAACTTCGGCCATTCTCCTTCCCGCAGGCCACATCACGGCGTGCGGGGGTGGTATGAGCGACTTCCCGTCAACATACAGGTACCCCATGTCATGACCGGCAAACGCCCGCTCGTAGAGGATACGATCATTGGTGACCACCAGTCCGCCCTCTCCGGCGGTCATGTTCTTGTTGGTCTGGAGGCTGAAAATTCCCATGTCCCCAAAGGTTCCGAGTTTACAACCCTGAAATGTGCCGCCGTTGGCCTGGGCGACATCCTCTAACACCGGGATGGCGTGACGACGAGCGACTTCCATGATCGCGGCCATGTTGCTGGGGACACCGGCCATATGCACCGGAAGGATGAGCCGGGTTCGCGGAGTGATCTTCTTCTCAAGGTCTTCCGGATCCATAGTAAACGAATCATCTATCTCGCAGATGACCGGGATGGCGTTCTGGTGTACCACGGTGCTCGCTGTGGAAATCCACATGAACGCCGGCATGATGACCTCGTCCCCGGGGCCTGTTCCCATGGCCTGGAGGGCGGTCGCCAGCGCTCCGGTGCCGCTGTTAACCGCCAGCGCATATTTGACCCCGTAGAACTTGCGGGCTTCTTCCTCGAATCTGAGAACATACCTGGGCTTGTCCGGGCCATAGTGACGGAACAGGGTGCGGCGCCTGAGCACATCGAGCACAGCCTCCTCCTCTTTCTCATCCAGCCAGTAAGCTCCGGGAAATTCATACGGCCAATCGGTGATCATGGGAGTTTTCCTTAAAAAAGTGGCAAAGTTACAGAGCTAAAGCACAAATTTCAAAGACAGTCTGAGGCACATGGAATTTTCACATCCTGACCATGTTTTTAATTACATCCAAATTATGTCTTCTTTTTTGTTATTATTGTTTCTCACCCTCCTTATCTTTTAAACTCTTCAAGCCTGACCGGCCTTCCGGTTTCGGCGGACTTATCGGCGGCGAAGATCACCCGGTGTGTTTCAAAGGCGCTCCGGAGATTATTGTGGGGGTCTACTCCTTTGTCCAGGCACTCGGCGAAATGGATGAACTGCTCTCGGTAGGGGTGATGGGCTAC from Candidatus Latescibacter sp. encodes the following:
- a CDS encoding DegT/DnrJ/EryC1/StrS family aminotransferase, which translates into the protein MITDWPYEFPGAYWLDEKEEEAVLDVLRRRTLFRHYGPDKPRYVLRFEEEARKFYGVKYALAVNSGTGALATALQAMGTGPGDEVIMPAFMWISTASTVVHQNAIPVICEIDDSFTMDPEDLEKKITPRTRLILPVHMAGVPSNMAAIMEVARRHAIPVLEDVAQANGGTFQGCKLGTFGDMGIFSLQTNKNMTAGEGGLVVTNDRILYERAFAGHDMGYLYVDGKSLIPPPHAVMWPAGRRMAEVLGAIASVQITKLPRIIEHMRASKKRMKEMLSGTPGLTFRRLNDPQGDTGPFLIILLEDEGKALRAAYRMKESGLHNIWRLAEYKYHIYCNIPALVEKTPLSPAGNPWNLEANRESVYDYGKGACPRSDELFARGILIPVPSCLTEEQEKGAAEAIKEAAG